A genomic stretch from Bradyrhizobium sp. 195 includes:
- a CDS encoding ABC transporter ATP-binding protein translates to MLSVREVTTAYQGLVAISAVSIEVQKGEIVCVAGANGAGKSTLLKSIAGAERPRSGTVTFDGKRLDGMAQHHITATGIAYVPENRRLFPRLSVRDNLRLGSYLYRSEANREGPLDLVFQLFPRLSERLEQRAETLSGGEQQMLAIGRALMTRPRLLMLDEPSQGIMPKLVDEIFQAVKRIRDAGMTVLIVEQRMAECLEIADRAYILQTGRVLMQGPAAEIRGNPDVRKAYLGL, encoded by the coding sequence ATGCTCAGCGTGCGTGAAGTCACGACCGCCTATCAGGGCCTGGTTGCGATCTCCGCGGTCTCGATCGAAGTCCAGAAGGGCGAGATCGTCTGCGTGGCCGGCGCCAACGGCGCGGGCAAGTCGACGCTGCTCAAATCCATCGCCGGTGCCGAGCGCCCGCGCTCGGGCACCGTGACATTCGACGGCAAGCGCCTCGATGGCATGGCGCAGCACCACATCACCGCCACCGGCATCGCCTATGTGCCGGAGAACCGCCGCCTGTTTCCGCGCCTGTCGGTGCGCGACAATCTCCGCCTCGGCAGCTATCTCTACCGAAGCGAGGCGAACCGCGAGGGGCCGCTCGATCTCGTGTTCCAGCTGTTTCCGCGCCTGTCCGAACGTTTGGAGCAGCGCGCCGAAACACTCTCCGGCGGCGAGCAGCAGATGCTCGCGATTGGCCGTGCGCTGATGACGCGCCCGCGGCTGTTGATGCTGGACGAGCCGTCGCAGGGCATCATGCCGAAGCTGGTCGACGAGATCTTCCAGGCCGTGAAGCGCATCCGCGACGCCGGCATGACCGTCCTGATCGTCGAGCAGCGCATGGCCGAGTGCCTGGAGATCGCCGACCGCGCCTACATCCTGCAAACCGGCCGCGTGCTGATGCAGGGGCCGGCAGCCGAGATCAGGGGCAATCCGGACGTGCGCAAGGCGTATCTGGGACTGTAA
- a CDS encoding branched-chain amino acid ABC transporter permease, whose protein sequence is MGLLYGLIAVGLALIFGLMDVTNFAHGEFLMIAMYLSFFLFAFFAIDPLLSAPLVAAGLFIFGAVIYLLIVRFAMRAKANAGMVQIFTTFGLAIVMRGLAQFFFTPDYRSIPQSWLGGKTISIGGIFLPEPQLVGALVSIAAFAGLYFFIHRTDFGRAIEATREDPGAVALVGIDKNRVFAFGWGLGAALVGLAGAIMASFFYIYPDVGASFALIAYVTVALGGFGSVFGAFAGGIIVGLVEATTALVLPPSLKSVGIYAVYLLVVFIRPRGLFGSI, encoded by the coding sequence ATGGGCCTGCTGTACGGACTGATCGCCGTCGGCCTCGCGCTGATCTTCGGCCTGATGGACGTCACGAACTTCGCCCATGGCGAGTTCCTGATGATCGCGATGTACCTGTCCTTCTTCCTGTTCGCGTTCTTCGCCATCGACCCCTTGCTGTCGGCGCCATTGGTCGCCGCGGGGCTCTTCATCTTCGGGGCGGTGATCTATCTCTTGATTGTACGCTTCGCCATGCGGGCCAAGGCCAATGCCGGCATGGTGCAGATCTTCACGACCTTTGGCCTTGCCATCGTCATGCGCGGCCTGGCGCAGTTCTTCTTCACGCCGGACTATCGCAGCATTCCGCAGTCCTGGCTCGGCGGCAAAACCATCTCGATTGGCGGGATCTTCCTGCCGGAGCCGCAGCTGGTCGGTGCGCTGGTGTCGATCGCGGCCTTTGCCGGTCTCTACTTCTTCATCCACCGCACCGATTTCGGCCGCGCGATCGAAGCCACCCGCGAAGATCCCGGTGCGGTCGCACTGGTTGGCATCGACAAGAACCGCGTGTTCGCGTTCGGCTGGGGCCTTGGCGCCGCGCTGGTCGGCCTCGCCGGCGCGATCATGGCGAGCTTCTTCTACATTTATCCCGACGTCGGCGCGTCCTTTGCCCTGATCGCCTATGTCACCGTGGCGCTCGGCGGCTTCGGCAGCGTGTTCGGCGCCTTTGCCGGTGGTATCATCGTCGGCCTCGTCGAAGCCACCACCGCCCTGGTGCTCCCGCCGTCGTTGAAATCGGTCGGCATCTACGCGGTCTATCTGCTGGTCGTCTTCATCCGGCCGCGCGGCCTGTTCGGATCGATCTGA
- a CDS encoding tartrate dehydrogenase, with amino-acid sequence MSKKQYRIAVIPGDGIGKEVMPEGLRVLEAAAKKHGVAVHFDHFDFSSWDYYEKHGQMMPDDWKDKIGKHDAIYFGAVGWPAKIPDHVSLWGSLIKFRREFDQYVNLRPVRLMPGVPSPLAGRKPGDIDFWVVRENTEGEYSSVGGRMFPDTDREFVTQQTVMTRTGVDRILKFAFELAQSRPKKHLTSATKSNGISITMPYWDERVEAMAKKFPGVKWDKYHIDILTANFVLHPDWFDVVVGSNLFGDILSDLGPACTGTIGIAPSGNINPEGDFPSVFEPVHGSAPDIAGQGIANPIGAIWSGAMMLEHLGEKEAGKSIVDAIERTLAERTLRTKDLGGNADTTACGKAVADMVD; translated from the coding sequence ATGAGCAAGAAACAATACCGGATCGCAGTCATTCCCGGCGACGGCATCGGCAAGGAAGTGATGCCCGAAGGCCTGCGCGTTCTGGAGGCTGCGGCGAAGAAGCACGGGGTCGCCGTGCATTTCGACCATTTCGACTTCTCGTCCTGGGACTATTACGAGAAGCACGGCCAGATGATGCCGGACGATTGGAAGGACAAAATCGGCAAGCACGATGCGATCTATTTCGGCGCGGTCGGCTGGCCGGCCAAGATTCCGGACCACGTCTCGCTGTGGGGCTCGCTGATCAAGTTTCGCCGCGAGTTCGACCAATATGTGAACCTGCGCCCGGTGCGACTGATGCCCGGCGTGCCGTCGCCGCTGGCGGGCCGCAAGCCTGGCGATATCGATTTCTGGGTGGTGCGCGAGAACACGGAAGGCGAATATTCCTCCGTCGGCGGCCGCATGTTCCCGGACACCGACCGCGAGTTCGTGACGCAGCAGACCGTGATGACCCGCACCGGCGTCGATCGCATCCTGAAGTTCGCCTTCGAGCTCGCGCAGTCGCGGCCGAAAAAGCACCTGACTTCAGCGACCAAGTCGAACGGCATCTCCATCACCATGCCCTATTGGGACGAGCGCGTGGAGGCGATGGCCAAGAAGTTTCCGGGCGTGAAGTGGGACAAGTACCACATCGATATTTTGACGGCGAACTTCGTGCTGCATCCGGACTGGTTCGACGTCGTGGTCGGCTCGAATCTGTTCGGCGACATCCTCTCCGATCTCGGCCCGGCCTGCACCGGCACCATCGGCATCGCGCCGTCTGGCAATATCAACCCCGAGGGCGATTTCCCCTCGGTGTTCGAGCCGGTGCACGGCTCGGCGCCCGATATCGCAGGCCAGGGTATCGCTAACCCGATCGGCGCGATCTGGTCAGGGGCGATGATGCTCGAGCATCTCGGCGAGAAGGAAGCCGGCAAGTCGATTGTCGATGCGATCGAGCGCACGCTCGCCGAACGCACGCTGCGCACCAAGGACCTCGGCGGCAACGCGGATACGACAGCGTGCGGCAAGGCGGTCGCGGATATGGTGGATTGA
- a CDS encoding branched-chain amino acid ABC transporter permease, whose protein sequence is MDKDFAARRRRDLIIAAVLAAIAALTPLFVKDVVVQNILILTLMYAGLSQSWNILSGYCGQISLGHALYFGLGAYTTELLFTKFGVLPWFGMLAGGVVSALIAMGLGYPFFRLRGHYFVIATIVIAEIGLLLFHNWEWAGAAMGITIPIRGDSWLKFQFLRTKLPYFYFALALCCLAWFVTWWLENSKWGFWWRAVKDNPDAAESLGVDVFNSKMGAAAVSAFLVAVGGSFYAQFVSYIDPESVMGFQFSLLMALPAVLGGIGTLWGPVLGAAILIPLTELTRFKFGGSGRGVDLIVYGTLIVLISLALPRGLLSLFSRPKKTGAAR, encoded by the coding sequence ATGGACAAGGATTTTGCAGCGCGGCGCCGCCGCGACCTCATCATCGCCGCGGTGCTTGCCGCGATCGCCGCGCTCACGCCGTTGTTCGTGAAGGACGTCGTCGTCCAGAACATCCTGATCCTGACGCTGATGTATGCGGGACTGTCGCAGAGCTGGAACATCCTGTCCGGCTATTGCGGGCAGATCTCGCTCGGGCACGCGCTGTATTTCGGCCTGGGTGCCTACACCACCGAGCTGCTGTTCACCAAGTTCGGCGTGCTGCCCTGGTTCGGCATGCTGGCGGGCGGCGTGGTGTCGGCGCTGATCGCGATGGGCCTCGGTTATCCCTTCTTCCGCCTGCGTGGCCATTACTTCGTGATCGCCACCATCGTCATCGCCGAGATCGGATTGCTGCTGTTCCACAACTGGGAATGGGCCGGTGCGGCGATGGGCATCACCATTCCGATCCGCGGCGACAGCTGGCTGAAATTCCAATTCCTGCGCACCAAGCTGCCGTATTTCTATTTCGCGCTGGCGCTGTGCTGCCTCGCCTGGTTCGTCACCTGGTGGCTGGAAAACTCCAAATGGGGATTCTGGTGGCGCGCGGTGAAGGACAATCCGGATGCGGCCGAGAGTCTCGGCGTCGACGTGTTCAATTCCAAGATGGGTGCGGCCGCCGTCTCCGCCTTCCTTGTCGCGGTGGGGGGCAGCTTCTATGCCCAGTTCGTCTCCTACATCGACCCTGAGAGCGTCATGGGCTTCCAGTTTTCGCTGCTGATGGCGCTGCCCGCCGTGCTCGGCGGCATCGGCACCCTGTGGGGGCCGGTGTTAGGAGCCGCCATTCTGATCCCGCTGACCGAGCTGACGCGCTTCAAGTTCGGCGGCTCGGGGCGCGGTGTCGATCTCATTGTCTACGGCACGCTGATCGTCCTGATCTCGCTGGCCTTGCCGCGGGGACTGCTGAGCCTGTTTTCGCGACCGAAGAAGACGGGAGCCGCAAGATGA
- a CDS encoding ABC transporter ATP-binding protein, whose amino-acid sequence MTPLLETRGVWQRFGGLVANSDVSISVGRGEIVGLIGPNGAGKSTLFNLIAGVLPPTQGSIWFDGEDVTRMPAAERCQRGVGRTFQVVKSFETMTVIDNVIVGALVRNTVMREARRKAHEVLEFTGLAGRADVLASDLVPAEKRRLEVARALATEPKLLLLDEVLTGLTPTEAQTGVALVRKVRDAGITVLMVEHVMEIVMPLVDRAIVLDLGKVLVEGKPADVVRDPKVISAYLGDRHAQRA is encoded by the coding sequence ATGACCCCGCTCCTCGAAACCCGCGGCGTCTGGCAGCGCTTCGGCGGCCTCGTCGCCAACAGCGATGTCTCGATCTCGGTCGGGCGCGGCGAGATCGTCGGCCTGATCGGCCCCAACGGCGCCGGCAAGTCGACGCTGTTCAATCTCATCGCCGGCGTGCTGCCGCCCACCCAGGGATCGATCTGGTTCGACGGCGAGGACGTCACCCGCATGCCGGCGGCCGAGCGCTGCCAGCGCGGCGTCGGGCGCACCTTCCAGGTGGTCAAGAGCTTCGAGACCATGACGGTGATCGACAACGTCATCGTCGGCGCGCTCGTGCGCAACACCGTGATGCGCGAGGCCCGCCGCAAGGCCCATGAGGTGCTGGAATTCACCGGCCTTGCCGGGCGCGCCGACGTGCTGGCGAGCGACCTCGTGCCGGCCGAAAAGCGCCGCCTCGAAGTCGCCCGTGCGCTCGCGACCGAACCGAAGCTGCTGCTGCTCGACGAAGTCCTCACCGGCCTGACTCCGACCGAGGCGCAGACCGGCGTCGCGCTGGTGCGCAAGGTGCGCGATGCCGGCATCACCGTGTTGATGGTCGAGCATGTCATGGAGATCGTGATGCCGCTGGTCGACCGCGCCATCGTGCTCGACCTCGGCAAGGTGCTGGTCGAGGGCAAACCCGCCGATGTCGTCCGCGATCCCAAGGTGATCAGCGCATATCTGGGAGATCGTCATGCTCAGCGTGCGTGA
- a CDS encoding LysR family transcriptional regulator — MLDFRSIETFLWVVKLGSFRGAAQRLNTTQPAISQRIAQLEREMGVKLLNRDHRVASPTPSGRQMMVYAEKLIGLRAQMMAEIGDRSAMRGVMRLGVAETIVHTWLPRLVKSVNQVYPNLSLEIEVDITPNLTARLLAQEIELAFVVGPLSASGVHNRVLADYPIGFLASPSLGLGNGPVTPAELARFPIITFPRKTKPYEVVREVFDRPELPPIRLHASASLATVIHMAVEGLGVAVIPDAIVENELADGRLQLLDTDLAIAPLTFTASWLASPDVVAVERVAELARQIAQSSLAVDAPALARH, encoded by the coding sequence ATGCTGGACTTCAGGTCGATCGAGACGTTCCTCTGGGTTGTGAAGCTCGGCAGCTTCCGCGGTGCCGCCCAACGGCTCAACACGACCCAGCCGGCGATCTCCCAGCGCATCGCCCAGCTGGAGCGCGAGATGGGCGTGAAGCTCCTCAACCGCGATCATCGCGTGGCCTCACCGACCCCGAGCGGCCGGCAGATGATGGTCTATGCGGAGAAGCTGATCGGCCTGCGTGCTCAGATGATGGCGGAGATCGGCGACCGCTCGGCGATGCGCGGCGTGATGCGGCTCGGCGTTGCCGAGACCATCGTGCACACCTGGCTGCCGCGCCTCGTGAAGAGCGTGAACCAGGTCTATCCGAACCTCTCGCTGGAGATCGAAGTCGACATCACGCCGAACCTCACTGCGCGCCTGCTCGCACAGGAGATCGAGCTTGCCTTCGTCGTCGGCCCTCTGTCCGCTTCCGGCGTGCACAATCGCGTGCTTGCCGATTATCCAATCGGCTTCCTCGCAAGCCCCTCGCTCGGCCTTGGCAATGGCCCGGTGACGCCGGCGGAGCTTGCGCGGTTTCCGATCATCACCTTCCCGCGCAAGACCAAGCCTTACGAGGTCGTGCGCGAGGTATTCGACCGCCCCGAGCTGCCGCCGATCCGGCTGCACGCCTCCGCCTCGCTTGCGACCGTGATCCACATGGCGGTGGAAGGGCTCGGCGTCGCCGTGATCCCCGACGCCATTGTGGAGAACGAGCTCGCCGACGGGCGGCTGCAACTGCTCGATACCGATCTTGCGATCGCACCTCTGACCTTCACCGCGAGCTGGCTCGCCTCGCCCGACGTCGTCGCCGTGGAGCGCGTCGCCGAGCTGGCTCGGCAGATTGCGCAGAGCAGCCTCGCGGTTGACGCGCCCGCGCTGGCGCGTCATTGA
- a CDS encoding malate/lactate/ureidoglycolate dehydrogenase encodes MADYRTIKAEPLTNAIRAIVKAGGSSDREAELVSTNLVEANLKGHDSHGVGMIPRYVQSVTNGGLAVNQHVKIVLDTGPLLTLDGLTGYGQVIGHEAMELAAERAKQNGVCLVGLSNSHHIGRIGHWAEQCIDHGLVSIHFVNVISRPIVAPWGGSDARHGTNPFCVGIPRRGKDPIVLDFATSKIAQGKTRVAHNKGVELEGGTIIDDEGRPTVNPRYTVIPPYGAILPFGEHKGSGLALVCEILGGALSGGQVVKGPSDGKYNVLNGMLSIVIDPSKLGTGENLAREAESFVAWHTGSPPAAGIDKVKIAGDPERETRKKRLAEGIPVDPTTWQEILEAGKKFGLDQAAIEKIAG; translated from the coding sequence ATGGCCGACTATCGCACCATCAAGGCAGAGCCGCTCACCAACGCCATCCGCGCCATCGTCAAGGCCGGCGGCTCCTCGGACCGCGAGGCCGAGCTCGTGTCCACCAATCTCGTCGAGGCCAATCTCAAAGGCCACGACTCCCACGGCGTCGGCATGATCCCGCGCTATGTCCAGAGCGTCACCAACGGCGGCCTCGCCGTAAACCAGCACGTCAAGATCGTGCTCGACACCGGGCCGCTTCTCACCCTCGACGGCCTCACCGGCTACGGCCAGGTGATCGGCCATGAAGCGATGGAGCTCGCGGCCGAGCGCGCCAAGCAAAACGGCGTGTGCCTCGTCGGTCTTTCCAACTCGCACCATATCGGCCGCATCGGCCATTGGGCCGAGCAGTGCATCGACCACGGCCTCGTCTCGATCCACTTCGTCAACGTGATCTCACGGCCGATCGTGGCGCCCTGGGGCGGCAGCGATGCGCGCCACGGCACCAACCCGTTCTGCGTCGGCATTCCGCGCAGGGGCAAGGACCCGATCGTGCTCGACTTCGCCACCAGCAAGATCGCGCAGGGCAAGACCCGCGTTGCCCACAACAAGGGCGTCGAGCTTGAGGGCGGCACCATCATCGACGATGAAGGCAGGCCCACGGTCAATCCGCGCTATACCGTGATCCCGCCGTACGGCGCCATCCTGCCGTTCGGCGAGCACAAGGGTTCGGGGCTCGCGCTGGTGTGCGAAATCCTCGGCGGCGCGCTCTCCGGCGGGCAGGTGGTCAAGGGCCCGTCCGACGGCAAGTACAACGTCCTCAACGGTATGCTCTCGATTGTCATCGACCCGAGCAAGCTCGGCACCGGCGAAAACCTCGCGCGCGAGGCCGAGAGCTTCGTCGCCTGGCACACCGGCTCGCCGCCCGCAGCCGGCATCGACAAGGTCAAGATCGCGGGCGACCCCGAACGCGAAACCAGGAAGAAGCGCCTCGCCGAAGGCATTCCGGTCGATCCGACCACGTGGCAGGAGATCCTGGAGGCCGGGAAGAAGTTCGGGCTGGATCAGGCAGCAATCGAGAAGATCGCGGGCTGA
- a CDS encoding Zn-dependent hydrolase: MSRAATNLQIDSARLWGSIHETAQFGATAKGGVRRLTLSNEDKQVRDWFRNACEDAGLEVHVDALGSQFGLRKGRDMSKPPVGIGSHLDTQPTGGKYDGILGTLGALEVIRTLNDAGIETEAPICVVNWTNEEGSRFAPAMMASAAYVGDFTTDDILSRKDAEGTTVGQALDSIGYRGDKPVGFQKLGCFVELHIEQGPILEAEGKTIGVVDSGQGVLWYDGKISGFESHAGSTPMPLRRDALATLSEIVLAMEAIARKHGPNAVGTIGEAVIANPSRNVIPGEIAFTMDCRSADGAIMDALDRDLRAAIAEISARRKVEVKVDLVWRKPPTHFDPKLISAVENAAKTLGYSSRRITSGAGHDACNLNTVMPAAMVFVPCKDGISHNELEDATQPDCAAGTNVLMHTVLAIAGVAS, encoded by the coding sequence ATGAGCCGAGCCGCCACCAATCTGCAAATCGATTCCGCCCGCCTCTGGGGCTCGATCCACGAGACCGCACAATTCGGTGCGACAGCCAAAGGCGGCGTGCGGCGGCTGACACTGAGCAACGAAGACAAGCAGGTGCGCGACTGGTTCCGCAACGCCTGCGAAGACGCCGGACTGGAAGTCCACGTCGACGCGCTCGGATCGCAGTTCGGCCTGCGCAAGGGCCGCGACATGTCGAAGCCGCCTGTCGGCATCGGCTCGCATCTCGACACGCAGCCGACCGGCGGCAAGTATGACGGCATCCTGGGAACGCTCGGCGCGCTGGAGGTGATCCGCACGCTGAACGACGCCGGTATCGAAACTGAAGCGCCGATCTGCGTGGTCAACTGGACCAACGAGGAAGGCTCGCGCTTCGCACCTGCGATGATGGCCTCCGCGGCCTACGTCGGCGACTTCACCACCGACGACATTTTGTCGCGCAAGGACGCCGAGGGCACGACCGTCGGGCAGGCGCTCGACAGCATCGGCTATCGCGGCGACAAGCCGGTCGGCTTCCAGAAGCTCGGCTGCTTCGTCGAGCTGCACATCGAGCAGGGCCCGATCCTGGAGGCCGAAGGAAAGACCATCGGCGTGGTCGATTCCGGCCAGGGCGTGCTGTGGTATGACGGCAAGATCTCCGGCTTCGAGAGCCATGCGGGCTCGACCCCCATGCCGCTGCGGCGCGATGCGCTGGCGACACTGTCGGAGATCGTGCTGGCGATGGAGGCCATTGCCAGGAAGCACGGGCCGAACGCCGTCGGCACCATCGGCGAGGCTGTGATCGCAAATCCATCGCGCAACGTCATTCCCGGCGAGATCGCCTTCACCATGGATTGCCGCAGCGCGGACGGCGCCATCATGGACGCGCTCGATCGCGATCTGCGCGCCGCGATCGCCGAGATCTCCGCGCGCCGCAAGGTCGAGGTCAAGGTTGATCTGGTCTGGCGCAAGCCGCCGACGCATTTCGATCCCAAGCTCATTTCGGCAGTCGAGAACGCGGCGAAGACGCTCGGCTATTCCTCTCGCCGCATCACCTCCGGCGCCGGCCACGATGCCTGCAACCTCAACACCGTCATGCCTGCCGCGATGGTGTTCGTGCCCTGCAAGGACGGCATCAGCCACAACGAGCTGGAGGACGCAACGCAGCCGGATTGCGCCGCAGGCACCAACGTCCTCATGCATACCGTGCTGGCGATCGCCGGCGTCGCGTCCTGA
- a CDS encoding ABC transporter substrate-binding protein: MTITRRDVLLGATATAALVPLAARAQTSEVVIGVIYPFSGGSAQQGVDAQKAYETALEVINKDTDFDLPLGKGEGLPGLGGAKVRLVFADHQADPQKGRAEAERLITQEKVSAIIGTYQSAVAVTVSQICERYQVPFVSADNSSPSLHRRGLKYYFRAAPHDEMYSAAMFDFFDAMKKKGTKIETLSLFHEDTIFGTDSGNAQAKIAGERGYKIVTDIKYRANSPSLSAEVQQLKSANADVLMPSSYTTDGILLVKTMAELGYKPNAIVAQDAGFSEKALYDAVGDKLEGVISRGTFSLDLAQKRPMVGKINDMFKARSGKDFNDLTSRQFMGLIILADAISRAKSTDGEKIRDALAATDIPGEQTIMPWKRVKFDEMGQNNDADPVLLQYVGGKFVTIFPPQAAIAEAIWPMK, from the coding sequence ATGACGATCACTCGCCGCGACGTATTGTTAGGTGCCACCGCCACCGCTGCGCTGGTGCCGCTCGCTGCACGCGCACAGACTTCGGAAGTCGTGATCGGCGTGATCTATCCGTTCTCCGGCGGCAGCGCGCAGCAGGGCGTCGATGCGCAGAAGGCCTATGAGACCGCGCTCGAGGTCATCAACAAGGACACCGATTTCGACTTGCCGCTGGGCAAGGGCGAGGGCCTGCCGGGCCTCGGCGGCGCCAAGGTCCGCCTCGTATTCGCCGATCACCAGGCCGATCCGCAGAAGGGCCGCGCCGAGGCCGAGCGCCTGATCACGCAGGAGAAGGTCAGCGCCATCATCGGCACCTATCAGAGCGCGGTCGCCGTGACCGTCAGCCAGATCTGCGAACGCTACCAGGTCCCGTTCGTCTCCGCCGACAATTCCTCGCCGAGCCTGCATCGCCGCGGCCTCAAATATTACTTCCGCGCCGCGCCGCATGACGAGATGTACTCGGCCGCGATGTTCGACTTCTTCGATGCCATGAAGAAGAAGGGCACCAAGATCGAGACGCTGTCCCTGTTCCACGAGGACACCATCTTCGGAACCGATTCCGGCAACGCCCAGGCCAAGATCGCCGGCGAGCGCGGCTACAAGATCGTCACCGACATCAAGTATCGCGCCAACTCGCCCTCGCTCTCGGCCGAGGTGCAGCAGCTCAAGTCTGCGAATGCCGACGTGCTGATGCCCTCGAGCTACACCACCGACGGCATCCTGCTGGTCAAGACCATGGCCGAGCTCGGCTACAAGCCGAACGCGATCGTGGCGCAGGACGCGGGCTTCTCCGAGAAGGCGCTCTATGATGCGGTCGGCGACAAGCTCGAGGGCGTGATCTCGCGCGGCACCTTCTCGCTCGACCTCGCGCAGAAGCGCCCGATGGTCGGCAAGATCAACGACATGTTCAAGGCGCGGTCGGGCAAGGATTTCAACGACCTCACCTCGCGCCAGTTCATGGGCCTGATCATCCTCGCCGACGCCATCAGCCGCGCCAAGTCGACCGACGGCGAGAAGATCCGCGATGCGCTGGCGGCGACCGACATCCCGGGCGAGCAGACCATCATGCCCTGGAAGCGCGTCAAGTTCGACGAGATGGGCCAGAACAACGACGCCGACCCGGTGCTGCTGCAATATGTCGGCGGCAAGTTCGTCACCATCTTCCCGCCGCAGGCCGCGATCGCCGAGGCGATCTGGCCGATGAAGTAA
- a CDS encoding NAD(P)-dependent oxidoreductase — protein MRGVFVDANETLAVIMERLEQPDDPKVRIHRNPDIKPEQYPEILDGAEIAIVDHTALPTDVAKKCTGLKHVVFLGTGARSYMNPEELSELGISVHLIKGYGDTAVAESAIALMWASARVIAMMDREMRGGNWLREDGMQLTGKTLGLIGFGGIAAEVARIASGSGMKVIAWNRSPKSHASVEFTDLDTVLARSDVVSLHLLLNDETRGMITREKIFAMKRGVILVNTARAAIVDEAAMIDALKSGHIRHAGLDVFNTEPLPGDHPLTKIPNVTLSAHSAFRTPEASENLIEAAWVHCRRIVKS, from the coding sequence ATGCGCGGAGTATTCGTCGACGCCAACGAAACCTTGGCCGTGATCATGGAGCGGCTGGAGCAGCCTGATGATCCCAAGGTGCGGATCCACAGGAATCCCGATATCAAGCCCGAGCAATATCCCGAGATCCTCGATGGGGCCGAGATCGCGATCGTCGACCACACCGCCCTGCCGACCGACGTGGCAAAGAAGTGCACCGGGCTGAAGCACGTCGTATTCCTCGGCACCGGCGCGCGCAGCTACATGAATCCGGAGGAGCTCAGCGAACTCGGCATCTCCGTGCATCTGATCAAGGGTTACGGCGACACTGCGGTCGCCGAATCCGCGATCGCGTTGATGTGGGCCTCGGCTCGTGTCATCGCGATGATGGATCGCGAGATGCGCGGCGGCAACTGGCTGCGTGAGGACGGCATGCAGCTCACCGGCAAGACGCTCGGCCTGATCGGGTTCGGCGGCATCGCCGCCGAGGTTGCGCGCATCGCATCGGGCAGCGGCATGAAGGTGATCGCCTGGAACCGCTCGCCGAAGAGCCACGCGAGCGTGGAGTTCACCGATCTCGATACGGTGCTGGCCAGAAGCGACGTCGTTTCGCTGCATCTGCTGCTCAACGACGAGACGCGCGGCATGATCACGCGCGAGAAGATATTTGCGATGAAGCGCGGTGTCATCCTCGTCAACACCGCCCGTGCCGCGATCGTCGACGAAGCGGCGATGATCGATGCGCTGAAGTCGGGCCATATCCGCCATGCCGGTCTCGACGTGTTCAACACCGAGCCCTTGCCCGGCGATCATCCGCTGACGAAGATCCCGAACGTGACTCTGTCGGCGCATTCGGCGTTCCGCACGCCGGAAGCGAGCGAGAACCTGATCGAAGCGGCATGGGTTCACTGCCGCCGGATCGTGAAATCGTAG
- a CDS encoding putative hydro-lyase, producing the protein MTVLVAAQQTETPDALPSRKARLAYREGLVASTAGVAPGFVQGNLAILPAEYASAFHRFCQLNPKPCPIIGMSDAGSPFIPSLGADLDIRTDVPRYRVWRDGEVVDEPTDVTKHWRDDLVTFVLGCSFSFEEALLDEGMPIRHIEKNVRVPMYRTNIACGEAGPFAGPMVVSMRPFKPADAIRAVQITSRYPAVHGAPVHLGHPHLIGIKDIAKPDYGDPVPVADDEIPVFWACGVTPQSVINAAKLPFAITHSPGLMLVTDLKNRTMAVI; encoded by the coding sequence ATGACTGTTTTGGTGGCAGCGCAGCAAACTGAAACGCCCGACGCCCTTCCGAGCCGCAAGGCCCGGCTCGCCTATCGCGAGGGGCTGGTGGCCTCCACCGCCGGCGTCGCCCCTGGCTTCGTCCAGGGCAATCTGGCGATCCTGCCGGCGGAATATGCCAGCGCCTTTCACCGCTTCTGCCAGCTCAACCCGAAGCCGTGCCCGATCATCGGCATGTCCGATGCCGGCAGTCCATTCATCCCCTCGCTCGGCGCCGACCTCGACATTCGCACCGACGTGCCGCGCTACCGCGTCTGGCGCGACGGCGAGGTCGTGGATGAGCCGACCGACGTGACGAAGCATTGGCGCGACGATCTCGTCACCTTCGTGCTCGGTTGCTCCTTCTCGTTCGAAGAGGCGCTGCTCGACGAGGGCATGCCGATCCGCCACATCGAGAAGAACGTGCGCGTGCCGATGTATCGCACCAACATCGCCTGCGGCGAGGCGGGGCCGTTCGCCGGTCCCATGGTGGTGTCGATGCGCCCGTTCAAGCCGGCGGACGCGATCCGTGCGGTGCAGATCACCTCGCGCTACCCGGCCGTGCACGGCGCGCCCGTGCATCTCGGCCATCCGCATCTGATCGGCATCAAGGATATCGCCAAGCCCGACTACGGCGATCCGGTGCCCGTCGCCGACGACGAGATTCCGGTGTTCTGGGCCTGCGGCGTGACGCCGCAATCCGTGATCAACGCCGCGAAACTCCCGTTCGCCATTACGCATTCGCCCGGCCTGATGCTGGTGACGGATCTCAAGAACAGGACCATGGCCGTGATTTAG